A genomic segment from Planctomycetota bacterium encodes:
- a CDS encoding DNA polymerase Y family protein, which produces MVARSSHGKRLVVATCRRGYGLGLRSGMTIAQATAMLPHVPQVMDHTPEADHRALTGLGRWAMRFTPRVAVQGDDGLLLDVAGSARLFGGLVPLARQVRQRLTRLGFETRVAVAPTVGLAWGLARFGDEGVHDDTGTLAGLPVAALWIDAEIVEALAELGVDRVGQLLDIPRHEIARRFGDDVLLRLDQMQGDAVEPMTWLPFIEVPRVACRFTGPATQYEAIEQTTRDLVDSLCDELARLESATRRVVLEIERLDGDLRPAFDTMPVTFSHPTRDARHLWAVLRPVVESLDMGRGVDALALKATGTTRLPHGQSRLDGERDASRDEQDLGRLIDLLQGRLGRENVFRLEPTPSHVPEAAFRYVPADEQIRTTSPDGTHTGDRPTVLLDPPEPAEVSLMNPEGPLVSLRWRSRSLGVLTTVGPERIGRRWWKASPSDKTLDVRDYYKLQLEDGLWVWVYRLLSDTRRGRWFVHGIWS; this is translated from the coding sequence GTGGTCGCCAGGTCGTCACACGGCAAGCGACTCGTCGTCGCGACATGCCGCCGTGGGTATGGGCTGGGGCTGCGGTCTGGCATGACCATCGCCCAGGCCACAGCCATGCTGCCTCACGTGCCGCAGGTCATGGATCACACGCCTGAGGCGGACCATCGGGCACTCACGGGGCTTGGGCGATGGGCAATGCGGTTCACGCCGCGGGTCGCAGTACAGGGCGATGACGGCTTGCTGCTCGACGTCGCTGGCAGTGCGCGGCTCTTCGGGGGACTCGTGCCTCTTGCCCGTCAGGTTCGCCAGCGATTGACCCGGCTCGGCTTCGAAACACGGGTCGCGGTGGCGCCCACTGTCGGCCTGGCTTGGGGACTGGCTCGTTTCGGAGACGAGGGCGTGCACGACGACACGGGAACACTGGCCGGCCTGCCGGTCGCAGCGTTGTGGATCGACGCGGAGATCGTCGAGGCCCTGGCGGAACTCGGTGTCGACCGCGTCGGGCAACTGCTGGACATCCCACGACACGAGATCGCACGCCGATTCGGAGACGACGTTCTCCTGCGGCTCGATCAGATGCAGGGCGACGCCGTCGAACCGATGACGTGGTTGCCGTTCATCGAGGTGCCGCGTGTGGCGTGTCGTTTCACCGGACCCGCCACGCAGTACGAGGCGATCGAGCAGACGACACGCGACCTGGTCGACTCGCTGTGCGACGAGCTCGCAAGACTCGAGTCGGCTACGCGTCGCGTCGTCCTCGAGATCGAGCGACTCGACGGCGACCTTCGGCCGGCGTTCGACACGATGCCGGTCACCTTTTCCCACCCGACGCGCGACGCCCGGCATTTGTGGGCGGTGCTGAGGCCGGTTGTCGAATCGCTCGACATGGGCCGAGGGGTCGATGCGCTGGCACTCAAGGCGACCGGGACGACGCGGCTGCCCCACGGACAGTCCCGGCTCGACGGCGAACGCGACGCCAGTCGTGACGAGCAGGACCTTGGACGACTGATCGATTTGCTGCAAGGCAGGCTCGGCCGTGAGAACGTGTTCCGGCTCGAACCGACGCCGAGTCACGTTCCCGAGGCGGCATTTCGGTATGTGCCGGCGGACGAGCAGATCCGAACGACCTCGCCCGACGGAACGCACACGGGCGACCGGCCGACAGTGCTGCTCGATCCGCCGGAGCCGGCAGAGGTGTCGCTGATGAACCCCGAAGGACCGCTCGTGTCGCTGCGATGGCGCAGCCGGTCGCTGGGCGTCCTGACAACGGTGGGCCCGGAGCGGATCGGCCGACGGTGGTGGAAGGCATCGCCGTCGGACAAGACGCTGGACGTGCGGGATTACTACAAGCTGCAGCTCGAAGACGGACTGTGGGTCTGGGTCTACCGGCTGCTTTCCGACACGCGGCGAGGACGATGGTTCGTGCACGGCATCTGGAGTTGA